In a single window of the Bactrocera dorsalis isolate Fly_Bdor chromosome 2, ASM2337382v1, whole genome shotgun sequence genome:
- the LOC105226630 gene encoding centrosomal and chromosomal factor, whose product MTMAACYANYEMSLPHSMSTAALLSAQHHHHTHLNHSHSHHQQQQQSQQTHHQQQQQIYHHTQQQHQHHQQQHHSQSSNGVTTSLSSTAMDRPTSMAAATPAGRGGNASTVTPAVAATNSVISSTNIGSANITNSRSNSNSSTNISNGATLSAGTTVAIISSGGTATPQKDYSIPLHVDCSVEYELPNQPKPPVGQRVEPLLMIHPCYFRKMESQRRSPFVNNMPASARNTALLVSGLSSSSSSAATSGAASSAASTSGATATSSSARRAAARQSQVIQQQQQLQTQQHLQQHQVVAQYQQQLQQQQLRQSTQQQQQSQLQQDQQQQLQQQQMSQMSQQAHYPVVVTHHHLSHHQQQTQQQKAVQQQASIASSAPTSSSASTAVYIEHASAVRRAAAAAAVHHRSNQSRVASAVASNASQVHQQQQLQRPSQSTTASIAAVAAAAAAAAVTSQSQQNILSQNASQWDQLAAIAARSSMTPATAAASVHSSQMLAPRSTPALFGKSLSAVGKRDAMISGGVYGGSAATAASSVATLHNGKQQQQQQQMHCLPTGAMWADPSSVASASAATSSTASALMIDRSPMATVPSNYQAGPDTTPTISTHYTRDEKLSGKYRQYLRSQRMHPYLSATTTNVAAVAAAANLGQTFPQFAAAPTFQHLQQISCYNV is encoded by the coding sequence ATGACGATGGCTGCGTGCTACGCCAATTATGAAATGTCTTTACCACACAGCATGTCCACAGCGGCGTTGCTAAGTGCTCAACATCATCACCATACTCACCTCAATCACAGCCATAGTCAccaccaacagcaacagcagtcgCAGCAAACGcatcatcagcaacaacagcaaatttaCCACcacacacagcaacaacatcaacaccACCAGCAGCAACATCACTCGCAATCATCCAATGGTGTGACAACGTCGTTATCGTCCACAGCCATGGACCGACCAACATCTATGGCGGCGGCGACGCCGGCTGGCCGAGGTGGCAATGCCTCGACAGTCACACCCGCCGTCGCCGCCACCAACTCAGTTATAAGCAGCACCAATATTGGCAGTGCCAACATTACCAATAGTCGCAGTAACAGTAACAGCAGTACCAACATTAGTAATGGTGCAACGTTGTCGGCTGGTACAACGGTGGCGATCATCAGCTCCGGCGGCACTGCGACACCACAGAAAGATTATTCCATTCCATTGCATGTAGACTGCAGCGTAGAATACGAATTACCAAATCAACCCAAACCACCGGTAGGCCAAAGAGTCGAGCCATTGCTGATGATCCATCCCTGTTACTTTCGTAAAATGGAATCGCAACGGCGCAGTCCTTTTGTTAACAATATGCCGGCGTCAGCGCGCAACACTGCGTTGTTGGTGAGTGGCTTAAGTAGCTCCTCATCGTCAGCGGCCACGAGTGGGGCGGCGTCATCGGCGGCGAGTACGTCTGGTGCAACTGCGACCAGCTCATCAGCGCGTCGTGCAGCTGCGCGTCAATCTCAGGTTatacagcaacagcagcagctccAGACACAGCAACACTTGCAGCAGCATCAAGTAGTTGCGCAATACCAACAacagctgcagcagcaacaattgcGACAGTCAactcaacaacagcagcagtcaCAGTTACAACAggatcagcagcagcagctccAACAACAGCAGATGTCGCAAATGTCCCAACAAGCGCATTACCCAGTGGTAGTGACGCATCACCATTTGAGCCACCATCAACAACAAACGCAGCAACAAAAAGCGGTGCAACAACAAGCTAGCATTGCCTCATCTGCTCCTACATCCTCTTCTGCCTCAACAGCGGTGTATATTGAGCACGCCAGTGCAGTGAGgagagcagcagcagcggctgcTGTGCATCACCGTAGTAACCAAAGCCGTGTCGCAAGCGCTGTTGCTAGTAATGCCAGCCAAGTGCATCAGCAACAGCAACTGCAGCGTCCAAGCCAAAGCACAACTGCCTCGATTGCGGCcgtcgccgccgccgccgcagcAGCCGCCGTTACCTCTCAAAGCCAGCAGAATATTCTGAGCCAGAATGCCTCACAATGGGATCAGTTGGCAGCGATAGCCGCTCGCTCCTCGATGACACCAGCCACGGCTGCGGCTTCTGTGCACTCCAGCCAAATGTTGGCACCACGCAGCACGCCCGCCTTATTCGGCAAAAGTCTGTCCGCAGTAGGTAAACGAGACGCCATGATTTCCGGCGGCGTATACGGTGGCAGTGCTGCGACGGCAGCTAGCAGCGTAGCCACGCTTCACAAcggaaagcaacaacaacaacagcaacaaatgcaTTGTTTGCCCACTGGGGCGATGTGGGCCGATCCCAGCAGCGTGGCGTCAGCCTCAGCGGCCACCTCGTCCACAGCATCGGCGCTGATGATCGATCGCAGCCCAATGGCAACAGTTCCTAGCAACTATCAGGCTGGGCCTGATACCACCCCGACGATAAGTACACACTACACACGTGACGAAAAGCTGAGCGGCAAATACCGGCAGTACTTACGATCGCAGCGCATGCATCCTTACTTGTCGGCGACAACAACGAATGTGGCAGCCGTCGCTGCAGCAGCTAATCTCGGCCAAACATTTCCACAGTTCGCGGCCGCGCCAACGTTCCAGCATCTGCAGCAGATTTCCTGCTACAATGTATGA